The Carassius auratus strain Wakin chromosome 19, ASM336829v1, whole genome shotgun sequence genomic sequence ATTATCAACTCTGCAAATGCAGTCGTCATATGGACCACTGTAATGATCCTTTAGTGGTGCTTTTTGAAGTTAGATGGCTTCATTCCACattggtttcttcttttttttaaatgtaattacaatgaTAGTGTGCAAAACCCCCAACGAGCAAAGATAGTTGTATGTAATGTCTTGAGGGTGTGTAAATAGTGACATAAAGACTAAATTGTCCTTTAAGGTTACACCTACATGTATAGCTCTCAATAAACATTAGTTAGTGTAAATAGTTGATGCCCTATGGCAGAATCTTCCCTGCggtgcatatatatgtatatattaatgagGTCATCATCACACGTTATTCTACATAAGCACAGATGGGCTTTGCATTGAGTACATAAAGCAAGCTTATGTTCTTTTGTGAAATTGCTTGTTCCCcttaaatgtgtttgtgtcttaTTGAAGAGCCTGTTGCTGGCCTGCTTGTGTTCATTTTTCATCCTTAAGTAAAGCGTATCAGCAGCACGCAGACGGGCGACTGTTTCAGAGGTATTAAAACCAGTGCAAATAGTAGATCAGCACAGGAATATGAAGCGAAACACTTGAACACAAAGAGAGGCTGTAGAGCATGCTGTGTACGCATGCAAATGAGACAAGAGCTGATCCATGTTCGCTCTTCACCGCGTTgttctccttttctctttctttctttcgttctgAAATCCATGGCGTTCTTTCACTGACCCCATGAAAAACGAATGACTAAAGCATCGTACAACTACACACCACTCTATGACTCATTTGTTGATGTGtatggaggaagagagagagggaaatagAGTTATGAGCCTGAGATAGAAGAAAGCAAAAGAAGAGCAAGCTGTGCGAGGTGAGTGAATAAATGCTTTGTGCTTCTGTTTCTTATTCTGTGGAGCTGGTCTGACAGGCCATTGTGTACCTTCAGGGAGAATTCTGCTAGACTGAGTCACATGCTGTTCCTGGTATAATGAAAACACACACTTCCTGACACTGAAGCCCTGGACACGGACATGCATCGAGCACACAGTGATATGGGAAACTCGTTTAAATACTTCCATCCTTGTGTGATTGACACCTTAAATGGAGATGAAATGTAAATACCCACAATAGATGCATTAGTCGAACATTGTTTGTCAAATAGAAATAACGAGCAATACTTGTTGACCGAGATTTCTATTAAGAAGGTTTAGATGGACgtgaatgtatataaaaatagtaaataattattCTGACACAAAACACGTAATAACATACtatatttttccttttcctttttttaaaattaatttttacacgTCATATCAAATAGTCATTCTCTTGTCTCCTAACCAAAACTGCATTTGTGATCAAAAATGTAGTGAAAATATTATTGTGAAACAGGATATTAGCATTTAAAATAGCAATTTTCTAAtggaatacatatttaaaagtaattttttttgatGCAAAGTTATTGtacatgaatgcatttttaaaaaaaatatgtgtaagCTCGATTTTGTGCTTTGTAAATGTGTGCATTATTGTGACAAATATAAACATCATCAGAAAGCTTAATGGGGCGTGTATAGACGAATCTGTGCCTTTAAACCACATGTGGTGTTATTCAGGTAATTGAGCTAGTAATAAACATGTCAGTAGCTACCTACTGGCCCAGCAAGATTTTCTTCTAACTGTTGCACTGTGTTGGCAGTTGACAGTGTTGACttgataaaaatgaaatacaGCACTATAGCCTCACTAAAAATATGTTTGTACCACAATGATGACTTAACAAACCTTTtgcattttggaaaatgttcacATGTAGAGATGACAGTGTTGTCAAAACAATTGCCTGTTCACACAGATCTGCAAAAAATCATGCCAGGCCACTAGTTGGCGATGCCACTTTATGAAGAAACTTGTTCAGTCAGTCTATACTTTAGGAACACAcaagttttaaaaattaacatttttgcttATTCAGTTCCCAAATTTGCATTTTTGTAGTTGACAAGGACACAATAATGCTATTATTTTAGAAAACTttcactttgaaacccattttcaaacGTAAATGAGTGGCCAAAACGCATAACGCTTCCATTTCAATGATCTCCCAAGTTAATGATCAATACCTGCACTTTTGATGTGTTTTTAAGTTgcaatataaattgcattttgacACAATCATGCATTGAAATCAAGCTTGTGTCATAGAGCCTCCGGTACTTTTTaatggtgagcgtgatttcacgaagtacaacatgttcctggaacaacatcctGTCAATTCTGGAACAACATtcctatcaaccaatcagaattgagatataacttttcaggaaataccTGTTTTAGGCTTACAGGTGCTTATACACCCTTATTAGTCAGCTATCATTTCCAACTGATTTTAGGAAtgaattatgggtagggttaggtttaggggtagggattgggttaagtctatttttggacagtaatgttgatctaggatcatcaaaagatgttgatccaggaccatgtcttacttggcaaaatcacggtgaccACATTTAGTACACACACATTAGTGTGCAGTATAAGTATTTGGCATCCTCTACAGTGTGTCACATACTCTTCAGTCAGTGTTGGCTACTAGATCTGATTTATAGGAGGCTTGCCATCCTGAGGTCAAATCGATTTAATGCCTTTGTGGAACATAAACAGAGTTAGATCTTTTCATTGTGGTGAAGCGTAAGAGGACAATGCCTTTGTATTCGAGGGTATGCATTTCTATGACCGAATCAAGCTCTGTTTATGTATGATTTTATGTTGCTGCAACCCTTCATTTGATGGATTTAATCCTCTCCGGGGTGCATGCAATTTGAGGTCTGTGTTTGGAGTGTTTGAGCATGCTGATGCATCTGTAGCTTGTCAAGAGCAGCTGTttcgtgaatgtgtgtgtgtgtgtttgagcactgAGCCATTCCTTATTCCATCAGTATATATGGAGCAGCTCTCATGCTGCTCGCTGGCCTTTGACTCCTGGAGCTCTGAGCTGGAGGACTCTCGCTTCTGTCTCCGCAGGAGCTCGCTGGAGTCGGCCGAGGAGCCCAGCCAAAGCACAGATTGTTTATTTTACCCTGCCTTTGTGTATGGCTGAGTGAGAAAATGTGAAAGCAGAAAGCAAGCGAGTGAGTTTTGAAGAACTTTGTGGCCTTGCATAAGCGAATGCTGTGCTGACACAAAGATCACTGTTTGGGATCAACGTTTTCAAAAGAGGAAGTATTTCTTTGAAAGCGTCATGATTTGCACCGCAATGCAGTTGGCATTTATCATCAGTGTGAACAGATATAGTATCACAGGTTTGTTTTTGTAGCACTAATAAATGTAGAGGTATTTTATTTTCTAGGCTTTAACCTCCTGTTATAATATAATGATCACTTGAATGTTTTGTTCAAGGACGAGATACAGTTTTAAAAGCAgcataaacattattttgatgatttttttttagttatttatgcACTTAATTACGTCCAAGTGAAGTGTGTAATGTAATTTTCAGTTTGCAGAATCCATCTGTTATGTGCTGAGAGATGTGTTTGGCGCTGATGCTGAGAAAGTTTCCACTAATTATATCGCACACAAGCAAAAACAATTAAGATTCCTTTCAGACTAAAATGAGGCCTTGAACACATAATAGAGATCTAAATGAGTCTTTTATCCCCCCAAAAAGGAGAAAGATAGTCAAGGGTATATGTAGTaaaatctttactgatttttatgAGGTAAACAtaataacttttatgttgttagtaatatttcaagatgaacacttagGTGCAACTTAGGTTTACGACTTTCCTTGCATACattgtttaattttacattaaagctATCATTTTTGGGCCAATAACTATGAGCAGATGCACcaaattgcatttttatgcaaTGTCATActaaagcctgatgtatcaattATACTATttttggtaaaactttattttagtgGCCAATTCTCTCTATTACGTAGTTGCTTGTTAGCATGTCTATTTTTAACATAtaagttgtttattagtacttataaagcacttattctgcatgaccatattctacattcctaatttTACCCCAAACCAAAACTtaaaaactaccttactaactattaataagcagcaaattgggagtttattgaggcaaaatcatagttaatggtttgttaatagcaagaattggaccataaaataacaaaaaattcaaTTTTTGTTTACAATTATCTTTTTGTTAAGCTTCAACAaaccattccattaaaaaaaatcggACTTATTTCAGGCTTTACTGGGTTAATACATGTTCCTggtcttattatcatcaattaaTTATATCAGATATTGAATCAAGTGCAATCCTACAAGTTTCCtcgaatatcctgtttcacttggGAATGTTGCATTGTGGGAGTAAAACGTTTcatattgattttaataatgcttcTCATCCAGATGCATTTGTTCAGCCCAACTCTGATCCATATCCGTGCTCGTGTAGATTGATGCTGCGTTGATGAGGGAGCTCAAAGTTgtgctttttcttcttctttaattATGGGCAATCAAAGCAGGATAAGTCTCATGCTGAGACAGTCTGCACATTCAGTCGACAGATATGAAGCCACTGCGCTCTAATCAGTCTGAGACTGCTCTGTTTCCCAGAGGAAGCTCAGGCCCAGGAATATAACGCCACTCACTTTGGTGTGTTTGGTATTAGCCTGACGTCTGGGTTtcatttgagtaattttgatGGAGGCTGTGATACCAGGCTGTTCTAATGTCTCCCTCTGTCCTCTTTTGCAGCAGTCTGGAGTCAGCGCGTTCGAGTGGAACCAGAAGTCACTGCGTATCCTAATGGATCTGTCAATCTGCGCTGTCAGTTCATCGACAGTGGAACCACCAAACTCACACAGGTGAGACCAGACTTTCTTGATTAGGTCCAAGTCTCAGAAATTCCTTTTTTTGGTATATGAATACGTTTGGGTTTATGAaatattcaaaggtttggggttttAAGAATCTtaaaagtctcttgtgctcatcaaggctgcagtAATTTGGTcagaaatacagtagaaacaaCTGTactctgtttgaatatattttaacatcaatttttatgcatgtaatgcaaagctgaattttcagtcttcattgtcacattcTACCAAAAAGATGATGGCTTAATATACTGTTGCACAAGGCAGTGAGTTTGATTATACTTGATTATACTATTTCTAAACTGATGATTTCAAGGTTATCAGCAGTTATGAATAGAATCCATCTGCTTGATTAAGATACTTgggttacatttaaatatacagagATCTCAGCTACAGAATTCAGGGCTTAGATGAAAACGAATGATTTGCAACCTGTAGTTGTTGAACAAATGTAAGTAATAGTGACAGTTCAGCACAGGCCCAATAGTTGTGCAGTGTTTCCTTCATCAATCTAGTTTAGTGGATCGCAGGATGCTGCATGTAAAACCAATGCCGTGCGTGGATtgatttcctctttctttctgATTTGCAGGTTTCGTGGATGTTTGAGCGTGTGGAGGGTGATAGGCACAACATTGCTGTGTACCACCCTATGTATGGAGCCAGTTTCCCTAATAAAGACTTTGAGGGCCGAGTATCGTTCACTCAGGGCTCCCTGGAGAACCCCTCCATTAAGATCAGCAAACTGAAGATGGCTGATGCTGGCAAGTACATCTGCGAGTACGCCACTTACCCCAGTGGAAACGAGCAGGGGACTACCTCTCTTATCATGCTGGGTAAGGAACACACTTGTTTAATTATAGACCCGCCTCTAGGGCTGCAGATAGTGGCTAAACCATTGATCGGGGTTAGTTTCCTCAAATATTTAATTGccttttaaattgtagttttttaCATGAAATCAGAATTATTGCACTTTCATATAAGCACAAATCAAGAAAACATCAACATGCATAGTTTGCTTTTAGATTTAGGTGTAAACAGCGGTGTCAAAACCTGTCTGTATTGCTTTTTTATGTCAGTAGAGATGGCTAAACTGCAGCTAGCatgtttgctggtgtttttttttagtattgcAGAGAGAGCACAAACGCATGGGTGCCAGGTTGGGAGGATTACGTAAACCACTTGgcagaaaatgtattgttttcgAGCATCATAACAATAAAAGTTTAATGCAGCTTTAATTTGTTTCCCTACATTAACAATGTGTTCTGTTTTTTATGggcaaagaaaaataatgactgtCAAACATTTTTACTATGATTCACAGAAAGtagaaaaaagttacatttaaaggaGAATTTTACTTGcatttctttttatgtttatCAAATCCAAATTAATTTAATGTGCACATTAAAATAGGACGTCTCGTATTTGATCCATTGTTTATTGATTGTGGGATTCGAACTCTTAAAATTTGCCAACTGCAACCATGAAAGCTTCTGGAAGCTTGTTACCAGTACAAAATGCAATGAAAAGTGTTCAGGATAATTAACCAGCAGGCCAATATGGCAAACGATTATGCTAAGCAGAAATCATGATCACAGTAATAACAATAGTGATATGGAAGCatgtaaaatgataaatgatgacTCAAACTAATCACTGAATCAGAGTAATTTGAAGAAAAAGAACTGATTTGTGGAAATGAATCAAACTTTACGATTGCTATTAATGCCGATGAGGTTCAAATCAGAGATGCTCTTAAAATAGCTCTGCTCCTACGCTCGTGAGTCTTGATATGAGCAGGGAGCGTGAAATTAGCCTACTGGCACAGTCTTTAGGAAACCTAATGGCCAAATAATAAGCGCATTAAAACCAAAGCAATATTTACAATCATTGCAACTTtaatattaacaacaaaaaatctaATGGAGGACAAACCTTAAGGTTGATGTTCAGACTGAAATGTTAGGAGTGCGCAGACAGAGAGCTGGGCTAAACTACATTAGCTTTACTCACAGTAGTGCTTCTGCTGTCTGCTTTAACACTAATGTCGCCTATTAGCCTGATTCATCATTTGAATGACCAAGCTAATGCTATCATCAGAGACAGGTCAGTGTTTATCAGTGTTGGCTGTGTTCAAGCGGCTCGCTCTGTTTGTCTTTCACAGTTTACTCCCGAGTACACAAAGTAACACATTAACTCAGACCTCTCTCTTTAAGTTGATCGGTAACTCTTGCTTTAAACTCTGTTTGGACATGCTTCTTCAGAAgttagagagagagtgtgtgtgtgtgtgtgtgtgtgtgtgtgtgtgtaagaatgaatgaatgaataacccGTCACTGATATTTGATCATGTTATTTATATGCACTGCTATATAACAATTCTTAGTGATAAAAATGGCACGTATAGTGtcttatttcatttcaattcagCTGGGGGTTTTTCTCCAGTTGTTTTATGAAATTTAGTTCATTTTCGTTAAGTCTCATGAAAAGATTCTACTCGGTTCTgtgattaaaatattttggtATAATGAGCGTCCCAGATTGTCCCAGGCATCTGGTTTCCTTCATAAGTGTGCTAGTTTCCTGCCTCTCGTATCACTCTGTGCTCTTTCTTCTCCAGTAATccatcaatatttcatgtccatttaCTTTTGAAGTAGCTGTGTAATAAGTGGCTCTGTAGAATGTTTAAAACATCCtgtcaatgtgtttttttccaaTAATGCTGACTGTATATTATTCCATTAATAGAAGCCAATAACAGGCGTGAGTACTGAGCAGCTTTGCTGTGTGTCTTTTAACTCAAGGCCCACTTGATTgatttcaaaagaaaaagaaaagactgtTGAAAAGCAAAGCATTGTGGTAAagctttgattttttttcctccatcaGCCAGACCCAAAAACTCTGCCACCGCTGTCCCGGTGCAGGCCGGCTCTTCTGAGGTGGTCGTGGCCAGATGTGAAGCTGCCCAAGGAAAACCAGAGGCCACAATCTCCTGGAGCACAGGCGTTGCTGGCCGCTATAATGACACTGCAGTGCCCGAGAGCGACGGGACGGTCACCGTGAAGAGCGAGTATCGGATGATCCCGACCCCGGCTGAAAACGGGAAAGAAATCACCTGCGTGGTGAACCAGAGGACGCAGAACGAACCCAATTCCTTCCCACTGAAGCTGGTGGTGCAGTgtaagattcacacacacacacacactgcgaggagtagttattaaagaaagtcaGTCTAAATCCATGCttgcttctgtggaacacaaagagtGACTTTCTGAAGAAAACCCTGGCTGGTCTTTTCAGTATAATAAAAATAGGGGCCTTTTAGGgctgtcaagctctaaaatagcaaaataaagaTAAGTAGCaatgaataataaacattttgaatGAGATCTTTCCATTTGACTTTGATCCAGTTCATAAATCACTGCTGCCTTTCCCAAAATCATTTCAAGCAAAGTAGATTGTAGAGACCACTGCTGTTCTCTCAGTATAATTGAGATActgttagtttttattaattgtaaatgttttatttttatttgttttcatttttgaatgtaaagttttaataattaatagtatatatttttgtattaataattgctgctgttttttttttttttttttttacatttttacatttttttgcttgtttgtaaatttatttatgatttttatgaatttgtattattttttagtcATTGTAGTACATCAATAGTAGTATAgtacattaatgcaaataaattaaattgtaagtttttaatttttttatgtttcatttcaattaatctttactgttaattattattattttgaattagtttaatttataaatgcatatattttccaCTTTCAATTGCAAAGTTTTGATAATTGTTTTTatcaataactgtttttatttttatattctgttttcaaagttttatattttttgtcatttttattattactttatttattttagttattgtaGTATGTCAGGTTCaactaatgtaaatataaattgaaagtttatttttttcaatgttttattctgttataattttaagttaaaatgtatttagtttaagtAAAAATGTTAAGTTTTAGTAAGCGCTCATAAACCTGGTGCCAGTAGTTTTTACGATCCGCAGTGCTTTTAGGAGCACAGCCCTGGTCTGAATGATTGGTTTGTgatctctttcactctctcagtGATCCTGTCCTGCCGGTTAGTACTTCACTGGAGGGGAAGATTATCAATCAATAATCGACTCAGATCTTCCTCCGTTACTCACCGTGCTACCGTGTGACTTCTCAAGACTTTTATGCTGCTGTTGTGTCCTTTTTATAGCTTGAAAGCTTCAGTTCGCACTCGTTGTACTGTAACTGAAAAGAAAAGCACACCAGCAGATTATTCAAAACTTCTCTTGTAAAGTTTCTCACAAGAATGAACGTCATACTATTTTGGAACGACACGAAAGTGAGTGAACAAGGATAGAATTGTAATTTCTGGCCGAACTAATCCTTTGAAGAAGTTCTCAGTGACACACACGTGAACTCATAATCCTCCCGTATCATTCTCCCTCCACCTTCatcaaaaaatgcatttaagcaTCTCTGCCTCACATGTCAGCTTCAACACAttgttcacaattttttttttttatgaggctATTTACAGAGTGTTTGAGGTGTCTGTGTTCGCATTGCTGAGCTGGAATGTTTGAGGATGTCAGAGATTTGCAACTTCACCGTTTCCTTTTATAAGCGTCCCTGTTTGGAACATCCTCACCTCTTGCATTTCTCCAGCGTGTCGAAGCACTTTGAGAGTTTACAGGGCAGCAGAGCTGTATCTTCTTCTCTCCCCACCCATGAACACAGATAACCAGCCTCTGAACTGTGCTTTCAGTGCAGGATTTACAGAtggatgtctctctctctttctctctagatCCACCCACTGTGACAATAGAAGGCTACGACAGTAACTGGTATATGGGTCGGACTGATGTGGTTTTGACCTGCCAAGCTGATGCCAATCCAGCACCCACCGAAGTTACCTGGAGAGCGTGAGTTCCTCTATAATAAACCTTAAGCAATAGTTGAATCATTTATGCATCCAAACctatatgattttttattttggtggaacGTAATAAGAATTGAAGgatatgcacatttaaataagatTTTGATGTCACGTTTATCTCATGACTCACAGTGCCAGGGTTGAATAAGCTGCATAAAAgctgacaaaagcacaaaataaaaacacaaaagctGTTCAAGAGCTATGATGCAgagaaatacattcaaataatagcTTAAATTATGGTTTGTTCCTCATGCATCGCTATAATACTGTAACTTAACAAGAGAAAGAATAGagcaaacaagtttttttttcattttcaattgtAGACCACTGTTATAAAGACTAAAGAAAGTCTCACCAACTCctcattaatttgattaaaaataaaaacagcaagatggatagatagatatagatatacctGCACATTCTGCTAAATACTTCCTtctattaaagaaagaaacacattctgtttattattatgacAGAATTTGCTCAAAAAGGGAAGGAAACAATACAGCCATTTTTCATCCTGTTTTCATTagcattattattcatttagtCTGAAGAGAatccatattttatatttatatttatgtgctGTTGTTCCATCTCTTATATGACCAAACAAAGTCAGCTATGGCTAACAACAGCTCAGCTAATTGGCTGTGAATTGAGGAAGCATCTCTGCCTTCGGTAGAAAGCAGCAGCAGCCTATTAACGCTTCACTGGTTCAACTTCATTTTCTCACCAAAACAAAGAAGAACATAAATCGATACAGATCgagaaacaacatttattagcAAGACTTAGTGGGTGAAAGACACTTGGATGCAGCAGTTTGATTGCTGGGTTTGAAGTTGCTTGACAAATATGCAACACTTAGGGATTTTTCTTGCACTTTTCCAAATGGAGTAGGCCTAATTATAATGGTGTGCGTTAAAgtgtaataaacacacacacacacacacacacacacacacaagcagtcaTTATTTTTCCACCATGTATAACACTAGCTAATTCTCAAAACATGCTTAGCGATATATTTAGAGATATATGGTGCATTTTTTGTTAACAAGGTGAAGTTTCGCTTAGAAGgggaataaatattttgttagtatTTACATgaattctataaataaatattgaacagCTAGTGACTGCACTAgtgatttatttgcatttaatgcaTTTGCACAGCTGCAAAGTTCTTACAGATGTATTCTTTATCAGTCATTTCTTACACTGTGAAATTAAGTACATTATATAATCACTTTCACCTCGATCTTTGGCCTCCTTTTTATATGTTGATCTGGGTTCCTAACAACACATGCTAAAAGCAATAAGTGAAATCTAAATTGAATAATCTACTtgtaatgtaatcaaataaaagtaaattagaaACAAATGATAAAATGACTTAGATTAATACTTTAACTTAGCCTTCTGTTTAAACATTACATCAGTGGAAAGCAATTTCATCAATCAAGACCGACTGATTAAATATTAACACTTTCATTACTAGTGTTTTTTTCTATTCACTGACAGCATTTTCATACAATTTTCACAGTTCCCagaatattttgtattatgaATATCCGAACATGCAATATGTCATAGACTGAACAAAGCCTCtgctttaaaaaaaggtttttgtgGCTAAGTTTAATGAACGATAGCaacagaaaatcatgtttttgtcaAATACTATGTCCGGAGTGATGATCGGAGCATAGATGGAGAAGATTGCTTTGCTCAACACTCCCAAAGCTGACACAGTCCCAAACCACTTCCTGGGTCGATATGTCTTCTGATAACATTAGGCAGTTTAGATGTATGTGTTGTTTAATGTTTGAttactgcattatttttttacacatatgCATCATGCTTACAAATGTGACCGCTTGTGTTTTTTGATCCTGATGTTCATTACTCTTTCAGAAGATTGGGTAATAACACAGAATGCTGGAAAATGGCAGGAAAAGAGTTAAAACCTGATTCCTAGTCTTAAAACTAGACAACAGTTAAGCCAGCATGGTTTCAAAAACTAGCTACAAATCCTCTTTTCTCTGTCGATGGTTCTTCAGGGCATCGGGTCAGTTGCCGCCTTCGGTACAAGTGGATCAAAACCGGCTGCTGGTGAGGAAGGTGGACGAAACGGTGAACACCACTTTTGTGTGTGAGGTGAAGAACAGTCTGGGATCTGGCAAGAAAGAGCTGGTCGTCATGGTCATCGGTGAGTAAAGCAATGCAGGAATGACACATGCACTACTGATGCACACAGTCAGTACACTTTCAGCTCTACAGCGTCCAAACCAGGCATGCTCGAGTGGAGCTGAAGCATTCGTGCCTGGTTTGGACACGGTGTTGCACGCCACCTCCCTCACActtagaaaaacacacacaacatggGAAAATGGTTTCTTCTTACTACTACAGTTTCATGTACGCTTCTCTAATGTGGGTGGCCTTCAGAAGCCAGACTCTTACTTGGTGGTTGGGTTTCTAGTTGGCCTGCCAAACCCAATTTTGTGTGATTTTCTCCAGAAGTCTTTGTTCTATGTGGGGTCACTTGGTGTGAGCCAGTTTGCCGGGTtgcttttgatttcttttttccaCTTGTTTTCTTTTCCCTCTTCACCATACCTATTAGCACCGTTCTGTTGTTTCTTTAACCTCTcttaacagaaaaagaaaacgGGTTGCTATTCTTCTTTTCCTCTCAGTTCCTGTGCAtgggtttctttttttctttttcctaatGCTTTGCGCCGGAACTCACTCTGACAGACATTTTGTATAATAGCCGATACGCAAGACCGTCTTGATGGTGCATTTGTTGAAACGATACCCATTTTCGATCAGCCACAGAGCGGCTGCTTGGCTAAATGGACACGTTGTAGGCCCACGAGCCACTGTGCTTTTGACACTTTCTTATGCCAAGGAAAGCGCAAGAGCCGCATTTAGAAATCCGTGGGAACCCTTTTGGAAATTTCAGTTGTCTTGTGGGAGAACAAAGGCTCTTTGTAGGCGCTCTGTAGCAAGCAAGTGTGGGATGTTGTTCTCTCTCACATCACTGTTATAGGGGAGAGTTTTAACACTGTCGTAAGGATGCCTTGTGCTTAAAGAAACATTCACGTCCAATCATGTCTTGATGCATTCAGCGCTGACGCACATAACAGTGGATTGTCATTGCATTGACATTGATTTTGTTTGCGTGATGTTTTGCACCGTCTTGATTAAAAGGCCAGTGATTTCCATGCTGGTGGAGGTTGGGTTCTGCTGGTTCGTACTGGTCAAACAGGTCTTTTCATCACGGTAGGAGAACTGTTTGGTGTGTGTGACAGAATTATATATGATCGAATTTGAGTGAAATGTGCCTGTGGCAGAGAATTACTCATCAGTATGTGTAATC encodes the following:
- the LOC113119856 gene encoding nectin-2-like, which translates into the protein MSDFTMINCCLILSACLLSSQAVWSQRVRVEPEVTAYPNGSVNLRCQFIDSGTTKLTQVSWMFERVEGDRHNIAVYHPMYGASFPNKDFEGRVSFTQGSLENPSIKISKLKMADAGKYICEYATYPSGNEQGTTSLIMLARPKNSATAVPVQAGSSEVVVARCEAAQGKPEATISWSTGVAGRYNDTAVPESDGTVTVKSEYRMIPTPAENGKEITCVVNQRTQNEPNSFPLKLVVQYPPTVTIEGYDSNWYMGRTDVVLTCQADANPAPTEVTWRAASGQLPPSVQVDQNRLLVRKVDETVNTTFVCEVKNSLGSGKKELVVMVIESTEDPSSAGMVAGAILGSFLALVLVSALVAFLVMRSRRHQHGYSGDGEQGAYGNKTRLFGGKKASKNGAGSNNNGPIYTYRESEPGALTEKCNEFPRMTGSTPTAHDILLSGELNEAERRKFDALNDSLDDEEEDERYDRFSGLSPSYQIHRHKDECTLYLDDDMESQRDGSIISRTAIYV